ACCTAGTATCCTGTTATTGTCCCCAAGGGGACAACTCTGCCGGCTTCTTCATGCTAACTTTTCCCAGGCTGGCTGGGTTTGGGTCCTGGCCGTGTTCCAATTTAATGTTATAACTAGCAAAAAATTgctgttttaaattttcccTAGTTTGGCCGTCCAATTTCATAGGGTAGTACCAATTGCTAGCTGTTACATGGTCATGTAATAATAGTTAAAACTGAGTCTTGTAAATCATCATACTGGATCAATCATGAAGATGGACTTATGTGGCATTGTGACACACGACATGTCAGACTGATTTTTCCTTCATATATTCAGGTTGAGGATGGGTGCCTTATACCTAATGCTGCTGTCAAGGATGAGCCATATAATTTTGAAGTTAAAGATCAGCTCATCCAGAAGCCTCACATATCACTTGAAGAGCAGGAAACCAATTTTCCTGTTCCGGTATCAGAAACTGAGTTGCCCACAAACTTACCTGTTCCGGTTTCGGAAACTGCATTGCCGACAAGTTCCAGTGTACCTAATGCAACTCATGAATTAGATTCCACCACCAGGACTAATTTCCGTTGGAACACAAGAAATCGAGGGAGGAGAAAACCTGGCTCGTATGCATATAAGTTGAGCCGGAAATCGTAAAGCTAGCTGGATTAGAAGTGACATAATATTACTTTTGTTATGATATCTTGTATATGCTGCTTATTCTGCTGTACATGCTCTCACACATGCAAATATGATTTCAACTGTACATGCTGCTCATTTAGGCACACACACACGCTACTCCGGTGGAAAcattaatatttgtttgatgCTTTTGATCAAATTTTGGGCATTTTTCCGGAATTACGGGTTGCTATATTAGCATCGAATTAACTGCTTACATTTCCAAGTATGTAAAGAGCAATTTCAGTGTTGAGTGAATGGGGCAAATTCTATGAATATAGAAGTCTGATGCAGGAGCATCTATTAGACTTTCCTAATCTAAGTGGGCATCAGCCATAAGTTTTAGTAATATGAAGTTAATAggttatttttttacttgttttcCTATTCTTACTAGGATTTGGTTTAATTTCCTGTTTACGTTTTTTATTTCCTATGTCAATTAGGTTTCCATATTCTAGTAGAAATAGGCTATTAAGAGACTtgtatttagtttttgttgaTCAGTATAATTTCAGACTTAGTCTATAGAGTTTCTATTGGGATTTTGCCCTAGAATTCAGTTATCTTCATTCCAACTTCGATTCTACTGCTTTATCCTTCTATCCTctattttgggtatgtttGGGTCGCTGGACAGCAGCTTATAGTTGCTATCCTACATCAAATTGGTATTAGAGCCTAGGTTAATCCTTGTTCCACAACATGGATGGATGTGCTAGGGGTTGTGGACGAGGGAACCAAGCACAACACACGGAGATGATTGAGATGCTGTGTATGATGGAAGACTTGTCGAGAGCGGTGCAAGCCCTCTGATGACAGGAATGCGTGGATGCCTATATGGAGATTTTGAAACGCAACTGTGAATCCTTACACATACCAGAAGGTGGTGGTGAGGATGAATATGAAGACGAGACGGACGTCGACAATCATTAAGTTGTAAACCATGGTGATGGTCATCGAGGTGGATTGGAAGAGCGGTTGGTTCATGCATTGTATCTGAATGGTGGAGGAATTAAAATTGAAGGTGTTGATTTCTATGGAAAGATGCATGTCGATGCATGTCGAAAATTATTTGGATTGGGAGACAAGTCCagataattattttgaatagaAGCCTATGGCAGAAGATCGAAAGGTGTTTGTAAAGCTTAAATTGAAGAGTATCGCGCTTCTATGGTGGAAGAAAGTTGAAGAGCAGTGTGCTCGGCAAGGGACGGATGGCATGTTACGAAAGTAGTTTTTACCTGCTGATTATACCATGGAGTTACATAAGTGGTTTCATAATTTAAAGCGATGAGACATGTCTATTGAAGAATATACGTCAGAGTTTAATAATCTTTCAATTCAAGTTGGTTTGAATAAGACTAATGAACAGAAGACGTCTTGTTATCTTTCTGGTTTGAATAAGACAATTCGAGATGAGATGGGGGTGGTCCGTTTGTTCAACCTTGAAGATGCTCGACAATATGCTTTAATGGCAGAAAGAAAACTATCACGTCTTGGTGGAAAGAGAGCAGTTTCTAGCAGCCCAGATACGGGTTGGCAAAGAGATACTGTTGTTGTTCATGGCGTCCAAAGTGATGAAGAAGCCAATCCAAGTACTCGAATAGGTGGTAGGAACTTGGGTGTTGATAAGAATGTAaagtggaagaaaataaaacaatttcattctccaaacAGTGCTATTGTCAAGGATTCCAAGGCTGGAAGTACTTCACAAGCTCGATATTTCAATTGCGGAGAGGCGGGGCATAAATCTTACGCTTGTCCacaaagaagaataaattTGGTAGGTGATAAGATCAACTTTCCAGAGCCCGTGTATGATGTTTATAGCAATGAAGAGGAAGTTATTGATCTCTCACCAGTTGAAGGAGAATGTTTGTTGGTAAGGCAAGTGATGACAACTCCCAAAATTAAGGAAGAAGATTGGCGTCGACATAATATATTCTGAACATGAGTCCTTTGTGGGGGAAAGATGTGCAACGTGATTCTTGATGGAGGAAGTAGTGAAAACATTATCTCAAAAGAGGTGGtagaaaaattgaagttaCCAATTGAGAAGCATGCTAATCCCTACGAAGTTGCATGGTTTCGAAAGGGAAGCGACGTACCAATCACTTCAAGGTGTTTTGGTTAAATTCACTATTGGTAATACCATTGAGGATGAAGCTTGGTGTGATGTTGTTCTCACAGACGCATGTCATATCTTATTGGGAAGACCATGGTTGTTTGACAAAGACATGATGCGTTCTACTAAAGCTAACACCTATTCATTCTATAAGGATGGGAGAAGGTGGACTTTGCAGCCACTTGAAGAAGGATTCTGCCATG
The Prunus dulcis chromosome 2, ALMONDv2, whole genome shotgun sequence DNA segment above includes these coding regions:
- the LOC117619254 gene encoding uncharacterized protein LOC117619254, coding for MSIEEYTSEFNNLSIQVGLNKTNEQKTSCYLSGLNKTIRDEMGVVRLFNLEDARQYALMAERKLSRLGGKRAVSSSPDTGWQRDTVVVHGVQSDEEANPSTRIGGRNLGVDKNVKWKKIKQFHSPNSAIVKDSKAGSTSQARYFNCGEAGHKSYACPQRRINLVGDKINFPEPVYDVYSNEEEVIDLSPVEGECLLVRQVMTTPKIKEEDWRRHNIF